A single genomic interval of Brevibacillus brevis harbors:
- a CDS encoding DNA-3-methyladenine glycosylase family protein yields MNNHITFHPSHEGIVSICNQDTTICKLINHIGPLTLKTNENHLEALVMSIIGQQLSAKAASTIRQRVKMLCSEITPERVLRTPIENFRNAGVSRTKIEFIFDLCKKVHSNEISFANFHSQENETVINSLTSVKGIGKWTAEMFLIFSLGRLNVLSLGDAGLQRATKWLYQLDDRPKNKYMEEVSINWHPYYSIVSLYLWESIDLGFVDHFPTIEDVNEK; encoded by the coding sequence ATGAATAATCATATTACCTTTCATCCCTCCCATGAAGGTATCGTATCGATTTGCAACCAAGATACCACTATCTGTAAACTGATTAACCATATTGGTCCACTTACATTGAAGACGAATGAAAATCATTTAGAAGCGCTCGTCATGTCCATTATTGGACAACAGTTATCAGCAAAAGCAGCAAGTACCATTCGCCAACGAGTAAAAATGCTTTGTAGTGAGATAACACCAGAAAGAGTCTTGCGTACACCTATTGAAAATTTTAGAAATGCTGGGGTATCAAGAACAAAAATAGAGTTTATTTTTGATTTATGTAAGAAAGTCCATAGTAACGAAATATCATTTGCAAACTTTCATTCACAAGAAAACGAGACCGTAATCAATTCATTAACTTCTGTTAAAGGGATAGGAAAATGGACGGCAGAAATGTTCTTAATATTCTCTTTAGGACGGCTGAATGTTCTTTCCTTGGGGGATGCCGGATTGCAAAGGGCGACAAAATGGTTATATCAACTAGATGATCGGCCGAAAAATAAATATATGGAGGAAGTTTCCATAAACTGGCATCCCTATTATAGTATTGTGTCCTTGTATCTATGGGAATCAATCGACCTAGGATTTGTAGATCATTTTCCTACGATAGAGGATGTAAATGAAAAATAA
- a CDS encoding MFS transporter: MRITNQRFGREFWALWMATALSNLGDGLFKFALPLLAAKLTNSPALVASVSLALTLPWLLFALPVGVIVDRLDRKRIMVVVNLIRTAAVGSLAFAQQLDWLSVFVLGFLAFLVGTCETVSDTTSGALVPSVVNRDQLEQANARIYSVETIMNKFIGGPLGGYLLAIGLLLPAVGSAVSFLAAAVALLLMRGHFSVERKQSASIWREVSEGVRFLWTNQLLRTLAIMVAIMASCWSAFFSILVLYAVAPGPLGLQEYQYGLLLTSLAAGSVAGSLLVSPLQRLFGRGALLGMDIIGTFAMLFVPGVWANVWLVGAAMFLAGMGGTTWVVAVNSIRQRVVPNELLGRVYGAYRLISWGTLPIGAFLAGIVAELAGLQVVFLGGAILNLFLVFPLISVFREEKRQTEQSGGSVSSPNLVP, translated from the coding sequence ATGCGCATTACAAATCAAAGGTTTGGCAGAGAATTTTGGGCGTTATGGATGGCCACGGCTCTATCCAATCTGGGAGACGGGTTGTTCAAATTTGCACTTCCTCTCTTGGCAGCGAAACTTACCAATTCTCCCGCTTTGGTCGCAAGCGTTTCGCTGGCGTTGACCCTCCCTTGGTTACTCTTCGCTCTACCGGTTGGCGTGATCGTCGACCGTCTGGATCGAAAGCGAATCATGGTCGTTGTTAATCTCATTCGGACGGCTGCCGTTGGATCTCTGGCTTTTGCCCAGCAGTTAGATTGGCTGTCGGTATTTGTTTTGGGTTTTCTGGCGTTTTTGGTCGGGACTTGCGAAACGGTATCCGACACTACGTCTGGGGCACTCGTGCCTTCCGTCGTTAACCGTGATCAATTAGAACAGGCAAATGCACGCATTTACAGCGTAGAAACGATCATGAACAAATTTATTGGTGGGCCACTGGGAGGGTATCTACTTGCGATTGGTCTTCTCCTGCCGGCGGTTGGCAGTGCCGTTTCTTTCCTTGCGGCTGCCGTTGCCCTGCTTCTAATGCGTGGACATTTTTCAGTCGAACGGAAGCAATCGGCTTCCATCTGGCGAGAGGTTTCGGAAGGCGTTCGCTTTTTATGGACTAACCAGCTGCTTCGTACGCTTGCCATTATGGTGGCTATTATGGCTTCCTGCTGGAGCGCGTTTTTTTCTATTCTGGTGCTCTATGCGGTAGCGCCGGGGCCGCTTGGTTTACAAGAGTACCAGTACGGCTTGCTGTTAACCTCTTTGGCTGCGGGAAGTGTCGCCGGATCTTTGCTGGTATCTCCTCTGCAGCGTTTGTTTGGGCGGGGGGCACTGCTTGGGATGGACATTATCGGTACCTTTGCAATGTTGTTCGTGCCAGGCGTCTGGGCAAATGTTTGGCTGGTGGGCGCGGCTATGTTTCTGGCAGGTATGGGCGGGACAACATGGGTGGTCGCTGTCAATTCGATTCGCCAACGAGTTGTACCCAATGAGTTGTTGGGGCGGGTCTATGGCGCCTACAGGCTGATTAGTTGGGGGACGTTACCTATAGGCGCGTTTCTCGCAGGAATTGTGGCGGAGTTGGCTGGCCTGCAAGTTGTTTTTTTAGGAGGAGCGATCCTTAACTTATTTCTCGTCTTCCCCCTTATCAGCGTTTTTCGTGAAGAAAAACGCCAAACGGAGCAATCGGGAGGAAGTGTTTCGTCTCCGAACCTTGTCCCATAA
- a CDS encoding LytR/AlgR family response regulator transcription factor produces the protein MLLKTFIIDDEPAICSELEYLLKKYIDIQVDAIYTNPLEALPHIINSEPDLLMLDIQMPGMNGLEFAKTLSQMSNPPLIVFSTAYHEHALEAFSTLAVGYLTKPIMETKLDDVIQKVRTLRNRPAMNDRTQTVPPLEEHVCIRKTNKIIPIPVGQIYFAFVREKDLYVATKESIEKCDLSLNELEEILNRSRCFFRSHRNYILNVKYIREIIPWFNNTYLIKMNDDSQTDIPVSRGRMKAFRGLMNL, from the coding sequence ATGCTCCTGAAAACGTTCATCATCGATGACGAGCCAGCCATTTGTTCCGAATTAGAATATTTGCTAAAAAAATATATTGATATCCAGGTGGACGCAATCTATACCAATCCCTTGGAAGCATTGCCCCATATTATCAATTCCGAGCCTGATTTGCTCATGCTTGATATTCAGATGCCCGGGATGAATGGGCTTGAATTTGCCAAAACATTGAGCCAGATGTCCAATCCCCCATTGATCGTTTTTTCGACTGCCTATCATGAACACGCTTTGGAGGCTTTTTCCACGTTAGCTGTGGGCTATTTGACCAAACCGATCATGGAAACGAAATTGGACGATGTGATCCAAAAAGTGAGGACACTGAGGAACCGACCGGCCATGAATGACCGTACCCAGACTGTTCCCCCGCTGGAAGAGCATGTCTGCATCCGGAAGACCAACAAGATCATCCCGATCCCTGTAGGGCAGATTTACTTTGCTTTTGTGCGGGAGAAAGATTTATATGTGGCGACAAAAGAGAGTATTGAGAAGTGCGATTTGTCCTTAAATGAGCTGGAGGAGATTTTGAACCGGTCCCGATGTTTCTTTCGAAGTCATCGGAATTATATTTTGAATGTGAAGTATATTAGAGAAATCATTCCGTGGTTTAATAATACGTATTTGATTAAGATGAATGATGATAGTCAGACGGATATTCCTGTTAGTAGGGGGAGAATGAAAGCGTTTCGAGGGTTGATGAATTTGTGA
- a CDS encoding LytS/YhcK type 5TM receptor domain-containing protein: MTITMLLGLLENISVIAVIALIIGQLDYFRNIMYGKNNWMRIVILSTLFGFLSVIGTENGLRVNDALANTRIVGAVAGGLIGGPVVGFFAGLIGGIHRYSIGGFTAFACAISTVMNGYLAGIVSTKMNMLRLKWQHIVLIGVSAELIQKVMVLLLAKPFSAALELEVKIAIPTTIMTIAGLLLFTRVFQNLKMMQDQSGALGANLALSIASQTLPHLRTGLNEHSAKKTAELIREMARVDAVAITDREKLLSAKGHELENHVQKETLCAQVAEAVLTHPTGVYCDKDFALPRPPRLKSISAAPLYHQNQKIGTLQFYYKTSSSKTSQTNEKLVDGLAKLLSVQIELAEIEHQAKMRKQAEVSALQAQINPHFLFNTLGTIMSYCRTDPDQARSLIGHLSDIFRRNLKSKGNHHSLQEELDGIKSYLEIEKVRFSNRLKVNMEIDESLLERKLPVLTLQPIVENAIHHGLSPKISDCLLTIRVEPYDDEVKISIEDNGVGISEERLADIWNSQSKGIGLVNVHSRLRSIYGKKYGLTIQSKPGLGTVVSFVAPLSAFEKEVHPDAPENVHHR, from the coding sequence AGATTACTTTCGGAACATCATGTACGGCAAAAACAACTGGATGCGGATCGTGATCCTCTCTACTCTGTTCGGGTTCCTGTCGGTAATCGGAACGGAGAATGGGCTACGTGTCAATGACGCACTCGCCAATACACGCATTGTCGGTGCCGTCGCGGGCGGGTTGATCGGGGGGCCTGTCGTCGGTTTTTTTGCCGGCCTTATCGGAGGTATTCATCGCTATTCGATCGGTGGATTTACCGCATTCGCCTGTGCCATCTCGACCGTAATGAACGGCTACTTGGCCGGGATCGTAAGTACGAAAATGAATATGCTGCGTCTGAAATGGCAGCATATCGTACTGATTGGCGTTTCAGCCGAGCTCATTCAAAAAGTTATGGTGCTTCTCTTGGCCAAGCCTTTTTCTGCGGCACTCGAACTGGAAGTAAAAATCGCGATCCCGACCACCATTATGACCATTGCGGGACTGCTGCTCTTCACGCGCGTTTTCCAAAATCTCAAAATGATGCAAGACCAGTCCGGCGCATTGGGGGCCAACCTGGCCTTGTCGATTGCAAGCCAGACGTTACCTCATCTGCGGACAGGGCTAAATGAACACTCTGCAAAAAAAACCGCTGAACTGATCCGTGAAATGGCCAGGGTGGATGCAGTCGCCATTACCGACCGCGAAAAGCTACTCAGCGCAAAAGGCCATGAACTGGAGAATCATGTGCAGAAAGAAACGCTGTGCGCACAAGTAGCGGAGGCTGTTTTGACCCACCCTACCGGGGTATATTGCGACAAGGATTTTGCTCTTCCGCGTCCGCCTCGCCTAAAATCGATCAGCGCCGCACCGTTGTATCATCAAAACCAGAAAATCGGGACGCTGCAATTTTACTATAAAACCTCTTCCTCCAAGACGTCCCAGACCAACGAGAAGTTAGTGGACGGTCTGGCTAAGCTGCTGTCAGTCCAAATTGAACTGGCGGAGATCGAGCATCAGGCGAAAATGCGGAAGCAGGCTGAAGTGAGCGCCCTGCAAGCCCAAATCAATCCGCATTTTCTGTTCAACACCTTGGGGACCATTATGTCCTATTGTCGTACAGACCCTGATCAGGCGAGAAGCTTGATCGGTCATTTAAGTGACATCTTCAGGCGCAATTTGAAAAGCAAGGGAAATCATCACAGCTTGCAGGAAGAACTGGACGGAATCAAGTCGTATTTGGAAATCGAGAAGGTCAGATTTAGCAACCGATTAAAGGTGAACATGGAGATCGACGAATCTCTGCTGGAGCGCAAATTGCCTGTCCTGACTTTGCAGCCGATCGTGGAAAATGCCATTCACCATGGACTTTCTCCCAAAATTAGCGATTGTCTACTCACGATTCGAGTAGAACCATACGACGATGAAGTGAAAATCAGCATTGAAGACAATGGAGTTGGAATCAGTGAAGAGCGTTTGGCCGATATCTGGAACAGCCAATCAAAAGGGATCGGCCTTGTCAATGTCCATTCACGGCTACGATCCATTTATGGCAAAAAATATGGCCTCACGATTCAAAGCAAGCCCGGTTTAGGAACAGTCGTATCCTTTGTCGCTCCGTTATCCGCATTTGAAAAGGAAGTGCATCCAGATGCTCCTGAAAACGTTCATCATCGATGA